DNA sequence from the Asticcacaulis sp. AND118 genome:
GCTCCAGCGCCTTTTTGTGGGCGCGGCGACGGGTTATAAAACGCGGCGTCAGCCACAGCTTGACCTTCGGCACACTGACCAGCAGATAGACGCTGGCGAACAGCAGCAATTGCATCAGGGCGTAGAAGATGATGGCTTCGGCGGCCAGCAATTCGCCGGTGACGTTCGGGGCGTTCCATCCGGCGATGGCCGTCAGCACCGGTCCCAGCCAGTCGTGCGGCCACACACCCAGCCCCAAGAAAATCAGCGGCAGGATGAAGGCCGATCCGGCGGCCCACATCAGCGGCGTTTCCGGATAGTCGAGCGCGGTTTTCTTGATAACGCAGGTAATCTCGCCTGAGGTATTTGTCTCGGCGCGGGCGATGGCGGCGTTGATACGGGCGTGGTCGATGTTCAAAGGCATGTCCGTCTTTCCCTTACCAGCTTCCCGAAGAGCCGCCGCCGCCGAAGCCGCCGCCGCCTCCGCTAAAGCCGCCGCCTCCCCCGCCGCTCCAGCCGCCACCGCCTCCGCCGCCCCGCAGCAGGGCTTCGATGATGAAGAAGGGCAGCCAGCCGCGGCCGAAGATAAGCAGGAACGCGATCACGACGATGATGACCCACAGCGGAATGCGCTGGCCCTTCTGAACCGGCTGCTGCTCGAACTTGCGCGCCTTTTCGATGGCCGTACCGCGATCGGCGGCGAGCTGGGCAACGATTTCGTCGGCGCCCCTGATGATGCCGGTCTGATAGTCCCCGGCGCGGAAGGCCGGCAGGATGGCGTTCTGGATGATCAGCGACGAATAGGCGTCGGTAATGACGGGTTCGAGCCCGTAGCCGACCTCGATACGCACCTTCCGCTCGTTCGGCGCGACGATGAGGATGACGCCGTTGTCCTTGAACTGTCCGCCGGCTTCGGAACCGGCTATGGTAGAGGCCTGAGCCGTCTTCTGACCGATGCCCCAATGGCGGCCCAACTGATAGCCATAGTCGGCGATGTCATAGCCCTGAAGGCTATCGAGCGTGACAACGACGACCTGATCGGTGGTGGCGTTCTCCAATCCTTGTAGCTTCGCCGTCAGTTCGGCCTCGGCTTCGGGTGTCAGCAGATTGGCCTGATCGACAACACGACCGGTCAAGGGCGGGAATTTAGGTTCGGCTAAGGCTGCAGATGCCCACAGCGTCAGGCACAGGAAAAGGAAGGCCGTCCATGCGGCCCTCATCCGCAGGGCGGAGGCGGGGAGAGACATGGTTTGGCCTTCCGGGACTTAGCTTACTGTGCGGCAGCGCTGGAAGCCGCAGGCGCGCTGGTCTGCGACTGGGTGTTCAGGCCGGAGAAATCGACGGTCGGGGCCTGATCGGCGCCGGCGGCGGCCTTGAAATATTCCATCGGCTTGGAGCCTGAATGGATGGTGCCGGCCAGGATGTTCTGCGGGAAGGAACGCAGGGTGGTGTTATAGGTCTGGGCGGCGGCGTTATAGTCGCGGCGCGCCACCGAGATGCGGTTTTCCGTGCCTTCGAGCTGCGATTGCAGAGTCAGGAAGCCTTGCTGGCTCTTGAGATCCGGATAGCGCTCCACGACGACCATCAGGCGGCCCAGAGCCGAGGACATGCCGTCCTGAGCCTGCTGGAACTGCTGGAACTTGGCCGGGTCGGAGATGGTCGAGGCGTCGACATTGACGCTGGTGGCCTTGGCGCGGGCTTCGACCACTTCGGTCAGGGTGCCACGCTCGGCGATGGCCGCGCCCTGCACCGTGTTGACCAGATTGCCGACGAGGTCGTTACGGCGCTGGTACTGGTTCTGAACCTCGGAGAAGGCGGCCTTGGCGGCTTCTTCCTGCGTCGGGATGCGGTTGACGTCACAGGCCGTCAGGCTCATGGCGGCGGCCGCGATGGCGACAAGACCCAGAACACGCTTCAGCTTGATCACGATAGTAGCTCCCTTAAAAAGCCCGGTGTGTGTTGCCCATACACATAGGCGAAATCCGGCGGTTGCAAAAGGGGGAGCAGGTTACCTTTTGTTAAGGTGAGGAACGGAGGAGGGATAGATCATGAATCCAATCGTTTTCGTAAAAGGGCGCGGCCTAAGCGCCATTCAAAGCCTGATTGTGTGGCCGTCGCTCGGCGGATGGGCGTGGTGCGCGGTCGTGGCTATTGCGGTGGCGGCAGCGGTG
Encoded proteins:
- a CDS encoding TPM domain-containing protein, translated to MPLNIDHARINAAIARAETNTSGEITCVIKKTALDYPETPLMWAAGSAFILPLIFLGLGVWPHDWLGPVLTAIAGWNAPNVTGELLAAEAIIFYALMQLLLFASVYLLVSVPKVKLWLTPRFITRRRAHKKALEQFMARGLHLTKERTGVMIFCALEEHFVDVIADEGIYTRVDKKEWNETVAALIAHIKKGDLTGGFETAVERCGTVLAAHFPPGAVNPNESPDVLIEI
- a CDS encoding YgcG family protein, which gives rise to MSLPASALRMRAAWTAFLFLCLTLWASAALAEPKFPPLTGRVVDQANLLTPEAEAELTAKLQGLENATTDQVVVVTLDSLQGYDIADYGYQLGRHWGIGQKTAQASTIAGSEAGGQFKDNGVILIVAPNERKVRIEVGYGLEPVITDAYSSLIIQNAILPAFRAGDYQTGIIRGADEIVAQLAADRGTAIEKARKFEQQPVQKGQRIPLWVIIVVIAFLLIFGRGWLPFFIIEALLRGGGGGGGWSGGGGGGFSGGGGGFGGGGSSGSW
- a CDS encoding LemA family protein; this translates as MIKLKRVLGLVAIAAAAMSLTACDVNRIPTQEEAAKAAFSEVQNQYQRRNDLVGNLVNTVQGAAIAERGTLTEVVEARAKATSVNVDASTISDPAKFQQFQQAQDGMSSALGRLMVVVERYPDLKSQQGFLTLQSQLEGTENRISVARRDYNAAAQTYNTTLRSFPQNILAGTIHSGSKPMEYFKAAAGADQAPTVDFSGLNTQSQTSAPAASSAAAQ